In Zingiber officinale cultivar Zhangliang chromosome 8B, Zo_v1.1, whole genome shotgun sequence, a single genomic region encodes these proteins:
- the LOC122015475 gene encoding uncharacterized protein LOC122015475, translating into MAPSAGRGLLEHKHFDRQMGCMSGFLHLFDRHQILARKRLPPPPMVMGSFASPSEISDASSGSMKDGLRSPSPDFRSPPPRAHRLPLVEVIDSSRSSLRSRDTQCLSLDGESRHRARGAWSAAVVVSPGEQSDASEAADEINRKRRSPSVVARLMGLDALPDSAVDEGGCESGRPELRRSASESRVPGHATSYRFLDGDVYPKRSPAEADRVSVEEWIRKANLGDIRIPEARKSKFQAKTPRLPPLQRKSSFDADEFFPEPKRRGLLPIELEKRHLIRGMDEAPRDLETLKQILEALQLKGLLHSTPSDHHISDRRDLYSRFSNYSPIVVIEPVPSPPRPPSAEPRPQMASKSIAGRRNNVEEAAIPSLRQNRRVENGTKERTPNSSAKRRISSATDSVQTLLPRPRTSAANPPKTPPHRFATVPASGRPQANRRQKLEVAPKQRINSPAQGDTNATAAPPTMDVEKSWAEDYWAGRQLLKRCDQLLSSIAEFTTAAQAAVAVDPVANAATEQQPSPVSVLEVASPPRSLVTKRAIDFEGNQLPGCEEEMVASNDGDDPAARVEEEGEEDVESNDDDYACVAQILRSSDSPAGATDVYARFEKQRSAFKSVPLHRRLLFDAVAEILDRKRCASHPPWEFFVRPGSLSAASQSAGAGPMLPEVWSELRRAREPVFADDVNVVTCMAARRDLEREDHDGWARPSAEVAEAAIQIERRIFKDLVDGTICDLVDACPPREPKPSKSNGRRGSIKTNKR; encoded by the exons ATGGCGCCGAGCGCTGGCCGAGGCCTCCTCGAGCACAAGCACTTCGATCGGCAGATGGGCTGCATGTCCGGTTTCCTCCACCTCTTCGACCGGCACCAGATCCTTGCACGGAAGCGACTCCCTCCACCGCCAATG GTGATGGGTTCGTTCGCCTCGCCGTCGGAGATATCGGATGCATCCTCAGGCTCGATGAAGGACGGTCTTCGGTCCCCGTCGCCAGATTTTCGTTCTCCGCCACCGCGGGCGCACCGTCTCCCGCTGGTCGAGGTCATTGATAGTTCGAGGTCCTCGTTACGTTCCAGAGATACTCAGTGCCTTTCTCTCGACGGCGAGAGCAGGCACCGCGCGCGCGGGGCCTGGTCGGCGGCTGTGGTTGTCTCGCCCGGCGAACAATCTGACGCCTCAGAGGCGGCAGACGAAATCAATCGGAAACGTCGCTCTCCTAGTGTCGTAGCGCGGCTAATGGGGCTGGATGCTCTACCAGATTCTGCGGTCGACGAGGGCGGCTGTGAATCTGGCCGGCCTGAGCTCCGTCGATCCGCCTCCGAGTCTCGCGTTCCTGGACACGCAACATCCTACCGGTTCCTCGACGGGGACGTCTACCCTAAACGATCGCCGGCGGAGGCGGACCGTGTCTCCGTCGAAGAGTGGATCAGAAAGGCAAATCTCGGTGACATTCGTATTCCTGAGGCGAGGAAGTCTAAATTTCAGGCGAAGACACCTCGCCTTCCACCGCTTCAGAGGAAGAGTTCCTTTGACGCGGACGAATTCTTCCCCGAGCCGAAGAGACgcggattgctcccaattgaaCTCGAGAAACGGCATTTGATTCGAGGAATGGATGAAGCGCCGAGGGATTTGGAGACGCTGAAGCAAATACTGGAAGCTCTTCAGCTCAAGGGACTTCTCCACTCCACGCCATCTGATCACCATATCAGTGATCGCCGCGACCtctattctaggttttccaaTTACTCACCAATCGTCGTCATTGAACCTGTTCCCTCGCCGCCCAGGCCACCATCAGCAGAGCCTCGTCCGCAGATGGCTTCCAAATCCATCGCTGGTCGGAGGAACAACGTAGAAGAGGCAGCCATTCCTTCGCTACGGCAAAACCGAAGGGTAGAAAATGGGACGAAGGAACGGACCCCGAACTCCTCTGCCAAGCGGAGGATCTCAAGTGCGACGGATTCTGTGCAGACTCTGCTACCACGACCCCGAACCTCAGCCGCAAATCCACCTAAAACCCCTCCTCACCGATTTGCCACTGTTCCAGCATCTGGTCGACCACAAGCGAATCGGCGACAAAAACTAGAGGTAGCACCGAAGCAGAGAATAAACTCGCCGGCGCAGGGCGATACGAACGCCACCGCAGCCCCTCCCACAATGGACGTTGAG AAGTCTTGGGCGGAGGATTACTGGGCGGGACGGCAGCTGTTGAAGCGGTGTGACCAATTGCTGAGCAGCATCGCGGAGTTTACTACGGCGGCGCAGGCTGCCGTCGCGGTGGATCCAGTTGCTAATGCAGCAACGGAGCAGCAACCAAGTCCCGTCTCGGTCCTCGAGGTAGCCTCGCCGCCGCGCTCTCTGGTTACGAAGCGCGCCATCGATTTCGAAGGAAATCAGTTGCCTGGTTGCGAAGAGGAAATGGTTGCGTCAAATGATGGAGACGATCCGGCGGCGCGAGtggaggaggaaggagaggaagatGTCGAGAGCAACGACGATGATTATGCGTGCGTGGCGCAGATCCTGCGATCTTCTGACAGCCCCGCCGGCGCTACCGACGTGTATGCTCGATTCGAGAAGCAGCGCAGTGCCTTCAAGTCCGTACCTCTCCACCGCCGCCTCCTCTTCGACGCGGTGGCGGAGATCCTCGACCGGAAACGCTGCGCATCGCATCCGCCCTGGGAGTTCTTCGTGCGCCCAGGCTCCCTCTCCGCCGCGAGCCAGAGTGCGGGTGCCGGCCCGATGCTGCCGGAGGTTTGGTCGGAGCTTCGGCGGGCGCGTGAGCCAGTGTTCGCCGACGACGTCAACGTCGTCACGTGCATGGCGGCTCGCAGGGACCTCGAGCGGGAGGACCACGACGGCTGGGCCCGGCCGTCCGCCGAGGTGGCGGAGGCCGCCATTCAAATCGAACGGCGGATATTCAAGGACCTCGTCGACGGCACCATATGCGACCTCGTCGACGCGTGCCCACCGCGGGAGCCCAAACCGAGCAAATCGAACGGTCGGCGTGGTTCAATCAAGACCAACAAACGGTAG
- the LOC122015627 gene encoding sulfate transporter 3.1-like yields the protein MVNGSEGLADSRRGDANGQYRSNSRRKRSYRIQPITSKTLFEFIIISSHAAVSLHSLVILSSIIISAMLGLINYEAVIYLWHVDKVDFCICVGAYSGVAFGSVEIGLVIAVSISVMRVLLFVARPRTTVLGSIPNSMAYRRVDQYPATQSVLGVLILGIDTPIYFANASYLRERISRWIDEGTENQGGDFFTIVDLGLGW from the exons ATGGTGAATGGTAGTGAGGGTTTGGCTGATAGCAGGAGAGGCGATGCGAATGGACAATATCGATCAAATTCAAGAAGGAAGAGATCCTATCGGATTCAACCTATTACTAGCAAG ACCTTATTCGAGTTCATCATCATCTCTTCCCACGCCGCTGTTTCACTACACTCCCTGGTGATCCTCTCTTCCATCATCATCTCCGCCATGCTAGGACTTATCAATTACGAGGCGGTGATCTATCTGTGGCACGTCGACAAGGTTGACTTCTGCATTTGCGTAGGCGCATATTCGGGAGTTGCCTTCGGTAGCGTTGAAATTGGATTAGTCATCGCG GTTTCAATCTCCGTGATGAGGGTTTTGCTCTTCGTTGCGAGGCCAAGGACTACTGTGCTCGGCAGCATCCCCAACTCGATGGCATATCGAAGAGTCGATCAGTATCCTGCGACACAAAGTGTTCTTGGAGTCCTCATCCTTGGCATCGATACTCCAATATACTTTGCCAATGCAAGCTACTTGAGAGAAAG GATATCGAGGTGGATTGATGAAGGGACAGAGAACCAAGGGGGAGACTTTTTTACAATAGTTGATCTGGGACTTGGGTGGTAA